A genome region from Bufo gargarizans isolate SCDJY-AF-19 chromosome 2, ASM1485885v1, whole genome shotgun sequence includes the following:
- the DNMT1 gene encoding DNA (cytosine-5)-methyltransferase 1: MPAQASSPALPADVRKRLKALDKEQDRLSEKECVEQKLSLVLEYLEADVKAELTDLETKLNKEELSEERYLKKVKVLLGKELGIENGALNGETNGCSPNGTCGSEEEDVEMEAVTPSSKGRRGRKSKTNGENKKSSSRVRPAKNGSKQPTIMSMFSKGPGKRKSNDVVNGDVKLENEVSEEEPAEEEQVEKRLKVEPKEEDGSVKGETPKPKSVQAPKTPPPKCMDCRQYLDDPDLKYFQGDPDDALEEPEMLTDERLSLFDANEDGFESYEDLPQHKVTCFSIYDKKGHLCPFDSGLIEKNVELYFSGVVKPIYDDNPSLDGGVRAKKLGPINAWWITGFDGGERALIGFTTAFADYFLMDPSEEYSTIFALMQEKIYMSKIVVEFLQNNPDVAYEDLLNKIETTVPPAGLNFNRFTEDSLLRHAQFVVEQVESYDDAADSDEQPVIITPCMRDLIKLAGVTLGKRRAVRRQAIRHPTKIVKDKGPTKATTTRLVYHIFDTFFSEQIENDDEKENSKRRRCGVCEVCQQPDCGKCRACQDMVKFGGAGRNKQACLQRRCPNLAVKEADEDEELDDNIPEMPSPKKILQGRKKKQEKKNRISWRGEPVKVEGKKEYYLKVSIDDEILEVGDCVSVSPDNPTEPLYLARITSMWEDANGPMFHAHWFCLSTDTVLGATSDPLELFLVDECEDMQLSYIHGKVNVVYKAPSENWFMEGGADQYENIVEDDGKSYFYQLWYDPEYSRFETPPKVQPTEDNKYKFCASCTRLAEIRQREMPRVFDIAEDLDGKVCYNMATKNGVQYKIGDGVLLLPDAFNFSVKLSSPVKRSHRKDDVDEDLYPEYYRKSSDYIKGSNLDAPEPYRLGRIKEIYCNKRSNGKPNEADVKLRVYKFYRPENTHKGLKASYHADINLLYWSDEYALVDLKDVQGRCTIEYGEDLTESLQEYSAGGADRFYFLEAYNAKTKTFEDPPNHARSAINKGKGKGKGKGKGKMSSAQSEDDRRPEDRVPKLHTLDVFSGCGGLSEGFHQAGVSETKWAIEMWDPAAQAFRLNNPGATVFTEDCNVLLKLVMSGEKTNSLGQRLPQKGDVEMLCGGPPCQGFSGMNRFNSRTYSKFKNSLVVSYLSYCDYYRPKFFLLENVRNFVSFKSSMVLKLTLRCLVRMGYQCTFGVLQAGQYGVAQTRRRAIILAAAPGEKLPMFPEPLHVFAPRACQLSVVVDEKKYVSNITRTNSSLFRTITVRDTMSDLPEIRNGASALEISYNGEPQSWFQRQIRGSQYQPILRDHVCKDMSTLVAARMRHVPLAPGSDWRDLPNIEVRLSDGTTTRKLRYAHSDKKNGRSSTGALRGVCSCAEGKQCDPADRQFNTLIPWCLPHTGNRHNHWAGLYGRLEWDGFFSTTVTNPEPMGKQGRVLHPEQHRVVSVRECARSQGFPDTYRLFGNVLDKHRQVGNAVPPPLSKSIGLEIKACVLAKLKEKETDVVKQEKMEMD; the protein is encoded by the exons GAACGGTATCTGAAAAAGGTGAAGGTCCTGCTCGGGAAAGAACTAGGCATTGAGAACGGGGCTCTGAATGGCGAGACTAATGGCTGCTCTCCAAACGGCACTTGTGGTAGTGAAGAGGAGGATGTGGAGATGGAGGCGGTGACGCCTAGTTCTAAGGGGCGCAGGGGCAGGAAAAGCAAGACTAATGGAGAAAACAAAA agTCTTCTAGTCGTGTCcgacctgcaaaaaatggaagTAAACAGCCAACCATCATGTCTATGTTCTCCAAAGG TCCGGGGAAGCGCAAGTCTAATGATGTTGTCAATGGTGATGTGAAACTGGAAAATGAGGTGTCGGAAGAGGAGCCCGCTGAAGAG GAGCAAGTGGAGAAGAGGCTGAAAGTAGAGCCAAAGGAGGAAGATGG atctGTCAAAGGGGAAACTCCAAAGCCCAAATCTGTTCAGGCACCAAAG ACACCACCTCCAAAGTGTATGGACTGCAGGCAATATCTTGATGACCCTGATCTTAAGTACTTTCAGGGTGACCCAGATGATGCT CTGGAGGAACCAGAGATGTTAACCGATGAGCGCTTGTCGCTGTTTGATGCCAATGAAGATGGGTTTGAGAGCTATGAGGATCTTCCCCAGCACAAGGTCACCTGCTTCAG CATTTACGACAAGAAGGGACATCTCTGTCCTTTTGATTCTGGCCTGATTGAGAAGAATGTGGAGCTATACTTCAGTGGTGTTGTGAAGCCCATATATGATGACAATCCGTCTCTGGATG GAGGAGTAAGGGCGAAGAAGCTAGGACCCATTAATGCCTGGTGGATAACTGGTTTTGATGGCGGAGAAAGGGCATTGATTGGCTTTACAACAG CTTTTGCCGATTACTTCCTTATGGACCCCAGTGAAGAGTACAGCACAATCTTTGCCTTGATGCAAGAGAAGATCTATATGAGCAAAATAGTGGTCGAATTCCTGCAAAACAATCCAGATGTTGCCTATGAAGATCTGCTGAACAAGATTGAG ACGACCGTCCCTCCGGCAGGACTGAACTTCAACCGCTTCACTGAAGACTCTCTCCTGAGGCATGCGCAGTTTGTGGTGGAGCAGGTGGAGAGCTACGATGATGCTGCTGACAGTGATGAGCAGCCGGTCATTATCACTCCCTGCATGAGGGACCTGATCAAACTTGCTGGGGTCACACTGGGAAAGAG ACGAGCTGTAAGGAGACAAGCCATCAGACATCCTACCAAGATTGTTAAGGACAAGGGGCCAACAAAGGCCACCACAACCAGACTGGTGTACCATATCTTCGACACTTTCTTCTCTGAACAGATTGAGAACGATGATGAAAAGGAGAACTCAAAGCGAAGGCGCTGTGGAGTATGTGAG GTATGCCAGCAGCCAGACTGTGGCAAATGTAGAGCTTGCCAAGATATGGTGAAGTTTGGAGGAGCAGGCCGCAATAAACAAGCTTGTCTCCAGAGGAG GTGTCCAAATCTGGCTGTTAAGGAGGCTGATGAAGATGAGGAGCTGGATGACAATATCCCTGAAATGCCTTCTCCCAAGAAGATCCTCCAGGGTCGTAAGAAGAAACAGGAGAAAAAGAACAGAATCTCTTGGCGCGGGGAACCAGTCAAG GTTGAAGGGAAGAAGGAATATTACCTTAAAGTTTCTATTGATGACGAGATCCTTGAAGTTGGTGACTGTGTATCTGTGAGTCCGGATAATCCCACAGAACCTCTGTATTTGGCAAG AATTACATCTATGTGGGAAGATGCCAATGGCCCCATGTTCCATGCACACTGGTTCTGCCTGAGTACAGACACCGTCCTGGGGGCCACATCTGATCCTCTAGAACTTTTCCTTGTGGATGAATGTGAAGACATGCAGTTGTCGTATATTCATGGCAAGGTTAATGTGGTCTACAAAGCTCCATCAGAAAACTGGTTTATGGAG GGTGGCGCTGACCAGTATGAAAACATAGTGGAAGATGATGGAAAATCCTACTTCTACCAGTTGTGGTATGATCCAGAGTATTCTCGGTTTGAGACTCCTCCAAAGGTGCAGCCAACAGAGGACAACAAATACAA GTTTTGTGCCAGCTGTACCAGGCTAGCAGAAATAAGGCAGAGGGAGATGCCCAGGGTGTTTGACATCGCGGAAGATTTGGATGGAAAAGTCTGCTACAACATGGCCACAAAGAACGGCGTCCAGTACAAGATTGGCGATGGAGTCTTACTCCTGCCTGATGCTTTTAACTTTAG TGTCAAACTAAGCAGTCCTGTGAAGAGGTCTCACAGGAAAGATGATGTGGATGAAGATCTGTACCCTGAGTATTACCGCAAGTCCTCAGACTACATCAAGGGTAGTAATCTGGATGCCCCAGAGCCATACCGGCTAGGCCGCATCAAGGAGATCTACTGCAACAAAAGAAGCAATGGGAAGCCCAATGAGGCGGATGTCAAACTGCGGGTGTACAAGTTCTACAG GCCTGAGAACACCCACAAGGGCTTGAAGGCAAGTTACCATGCAGACATTAACTTGCTGTACTGGAGCGATGAGTATGCACTGGTGGACTTGAAAGATGTTCAGGGTCGATGTACCATAGAATATGGGGAGGATCTGACAGAGTCTCTACAGGAATACTCCGCTGGAGGAGCGGACAGGTTCTACTTCCTGGAG GCTTACAATGCAAAAACCAAGACCTTTGAAGATCCACCTAATCATGCCCGTAGCGCTATAAACAAAGGCAAGGGGAAGGGCAAAGGAAAAG GAAAGGGAAAAATGTCATCGGCACAGTCTGAAGATGACAGGAGGCCGGAGGATCGCGTGCCTAAACTCCATACTCTGGATGTGTTCTCTGGCTGCGGTGGTCTGTCTGAAGGCTTCCACCAAGCAG GCGTTTCAGAAACTAAGTGGGCCATAGAGATGTGGGACCCAGCCGCACAAGCCTTCCGACTAAATAATCCAGGGGCCACAGTGTTTACGGAGGACTGTAATGTCCTGCTGAAGCTGGTCATGTCGGGGGAGAAGACCAACTCTCTGGGCCAGCGGCTACCTCAGAAGGGAGATGTTGAAATGTTGTGTGGGGGCCCACCCTGCCAAGGCTTCAGTGGGATGAACCGATTCAACTCCAGAACTTATTCCAAGTTCAAGAACTCCTTAGTGGTTTCTTATCTCAG TTACTGTGACTATTATCGGCCCAAATTCTTCCTGCTGGAAAATGTGAGGAACTTTGTTTCGTTTAAGAGCTCCATGGTGCTGAAACTAACCCTGCGCTGTCTTGTCCGGATGGGATACCAGTGTACCTTTGGCGTGCTGCAG GCCGGCCAGTATGGTGTGGCACAGACCCGTAGAAGAGCCATCATTCTTGCTGCTGCCCCAGGGGAGAAGTTACCAATGTTCCCTGAGCCCTTGCATGTGTTTGCACCTCGTGCCTGCCAGCTTAGTGTTGTGGTGGATGAGAAGAAATATGTGAGCAACATTACAAG GACAAACTCCAGCCTCTTCAGAACAATCACTGTGCGGGATACTATGTCAGACCTGCCCGAGATCCGTAACGGAGCCTCTGCCCTTGAAATTTCCTATAACGGCGAGCCTCAGTCGTGGTTTCAGAGGCAAATTAGAGGCTCCCAATATCAGCCGATTCTCAGGGACCACGTATGCAAG GACATGAGCACCCTGGTAGCTGCCAGAATGAGGCACGTACCTCTTGCCCCTGGCTCAGACTGGCGGGATCTGCCTAACATCGAGGTTCGCTTATCTGATGGCACAACCACCCGCAAGCTTCGGTACGCTCACAGTGACAAGAAGAATGGGCGCAGCAGCACTGGAGCGCTGAGGGGTGTCTGTTCCTGTGCTGAAG GTAAACAGTGTGACCCTGCAGACCGCCAGTTCAACACACTCATTCCCTGGTGCCTGCCACACACCGGGAACCGACACAATCACTGGGCAGGCTTGTACGGCAGGTTGGAGTGGGACGGCTTCTTCAGCACAACGGTCACTAACCCTGAGCCTATGGGTAAACAG GGTCGTGTCCTCCACCCAGAGCAGCATCGTGTGGTAAGCGTAAGGGAGTGTGCCCGATCTCAAGGCTTCCCGGACACCTACAGACTGTTTGGAAACGTCTTGGACAAACACAGACAG GTGGGTAATGCCGTGCCACCGCCGCTGTCCAAATCAATTGGCTTGGAGATCAAGGCCTGCGTCTTGGCAAAGCTCAAGGAGAAAGAAACAG ATGTTGTAAAGCAGGAGAAGATGGAGATGGATTAA